One window of the Rhodococcus sovatensis genome contains the following:
- a CDS encoding cytochrome P450, whose product MSRILAAPPADSRLEAVSGDGGLPVVGHTLEYIKDPLALFGRRWEKYGEVSWLTMAGQRWITVLGPDACQQVLQNKDKAFVNSDGWSLLIGPFFHGGLMLLDSEEHLRHRRIMQQAFTRDRLTKSVESLNPVVSAGLDAWSAADGFLVYPALKSLTLDIATSIFMGGAEGSTEAEIAEINASFVACVQAATSIVRYRLPGTRWKRGLDGRKVLDAFFRRYLPARRANETDDLFSVLCHIESDTGQRFTDDEVVDHMIFLLMAAHDTSTITLSTMMQYLGQHPEWQRKCRAESTALGTDSPTLTQLDELHSLDLVMKECLRLVSPTPVVARRAVKDTEVQGKYVPAGTYASVAPHFTHHMAQYWPNPEVFDPGRFDTDRCEDKVHRYAWEPFGGGVHKCIGMFFAGAEIKTIMHHLLLRYDWAVDTDYVAPLNFTSLPFPEDGQPVDLRLR is encoded by the coding sequence ATGTCTCGGATTCTTGCCGCTCCACCTGCAGATTCGCGCCTCGAAGCAGTCTCCGGCGACGGGGGACTTCCTGTTGTCGGGCACACCCTCGAGTACATCAAGGACCCCTTGGCGCTGTTCGGACGGCGGTGGGAGAAGTACGGCGAGGTGTCGTGGTTGACCATGGCAGGGCAGCGCTGGATCACCGTCCTCGGACCGGATGCATGCCAGCAGGTTCTACAGAACAAGGACAAGGCATTCGTCAACAGTGACGGATGGTCGTTGCTGATCGGCCCGTTCTTCCACGGTGGGCTCATGCTGCTGGATTCCGAGGAGCACCTTCGTCACCGCCGAATCATGCAGCAGGCCTTCACACGTGACCGCCTCACCAAGTCCGTCGAATCCCTCAATCCCGTCGTCAGCGCGGGACTGGATGCGTGGTCCGCAGCCGACGGTTTCCTGGTGTACCCCGCTTTGAAATCCCTCACTCTCGACATCGCGACAAGCATCTTCATGGGTGGGGCCGAGGGCAGCACCGAGGCTGAAATAGCGGAGATCAACGCCAGTTTCGTCGCGTGCGTGCAGGCGGCGACGTCTATCGTCCGGTACCGGTTGCCGGGCACGCGGTGGAAGCGTGGACTCGACGGCCGGAAGGTTCTCGACGCCTTCTTCCGGCGGTACCTCCCGGCCCGGCGTGCGAACGAGACCGACGACCTCTTCTCGGTGTTGTGCCACATCGAATCCGATACAGGCCAGCGCTTCACGGACGACGAAGTGGTCGACCATATGATCTTCCTGCTGATGGCAGCCCACGACACCTCGACCATCACACTCTCGACGATGATGCAGTACCTCGGACAGCATCCTGAGTGGCAGCGCAAGTGTCGGGCGGAGTCGACGGCACTGGGTACCGATTCACCGACGCTGACGCAGCTCGACGAACTGCACTCACTCGACCTGGTCATGAAAGAGTGCCTCAGGTTGGTCTCACCGACTCCCGTCGTCGCTCGGCGGGCGGTGAAAGACACCGAGGTTCAGGGCAAATACGTCCCCGCAGGGACGTACGCGTCGGTCGCGCCACACTTCACCCACCATATGGCGCAGTACTGGCCGAACCCCGAGGTGTTCGATCCTGGCCGGTTCGACACCGACCGATGCGAGGACAAAGTGCATCGCTACGCGTGGGAGCCGTTCGGCGGTGGAGTGCACAAGTGCATCGGCATGTTCTTCGCCGGCGCCGAAATCAAGACGATCATGCACCACCTGCTACTGCGCTACGACTGGGCTGTGGACACCGATTACGTTGCGCCGCTGAACTTCACCTCACTGCCGTTCCCGGAAGACGGACAACCGGTGGACCTGCGACTTAGATGA
- a CDS encoding alpha/beta hydrolase, producing the protein MTAAASSYISKQDQLDISTYTWATSVEPARGVVQIAHGLAEHGRRYARFAAALNDAGFHVVASDHRGHGVSIAETAGDFGSVGFAALWADIEQLGEALLNDYPDLPLFLFAHSMGSFAAQHVLIERSDLYTGVVLSGSTTLDVLAAGMVDAPAGDLSVFNSAFEHRTGYEWLSRDEAEVDAYVADELCGFDLPETTVPALFTEANKLADPHELGEIRSDLPLLIASGSDDPLAGGGQLIEQLASRYREAGMSDVTVKIYQGARHEIVNETNRDEVTADIVGWLIDRLI; encoded by the coding sequence ATGACCGCCGCAGCATCGTCGTACATCTCGAAGCAGGACCAGCTCGATATCTCGACCTACACCTGGGCCACCTCGGTCGAGCCCGCCCGCGGCGTCGTACAGATCGCGCACGGGCTCGCCGAGCACGGCCGCCGGTACGCACGGTTCGCCGCGGCCTTGAACGACGCCGGGTTCCATGTCGTCGCGTCCGACCATCGCGGGCACGGCGTGTCGATCGCCGAGACAGCTGGAGACTTCGGGTCGGTCGGCTTCGCCGCATTGTGGGCGGACATCGAGCAACTCGGTGAAGCACTGCTGAACGACTATCCGGACCTCCCACTGTTCCTCTTCGCGCACTCGATGGGATCGTTTGCTGCGCAACATGTCCTGATCGAACGCTCCGACCTGTATACGGGGGTCGTCCTGTCGGGATCCACTACACTCGATGTCCTCGCAGCCGGAATGGTCGACGCCCCGGCCGGCGACCTGAGCGTCTTCAACAGCGCATTCGAGCATCGCACGGGATACGAGTGGCTCTCACGCGACGAAGCCGAGGTCGACGCCTACGTCGCCGACGAGCTGTGCGGTTTCGACTTGCCCGAGACCACCGTCCCCGCACTTTTCACCGAGGCGAACAAGCTCGCAGACCCGCACGAGCTCGGTGAAATTCGCTCCGATCTCCCACTCTTGATCGCCTCGGGATCCGACGATCCACTGGCCGGTGGCGGGCAGCTGATCGAACAGTTGGCGTCCCGCTACCGTGAAGCCGGCATGAGCGATGTGACCGTCAAGATCTACCAGGGCGCGCGACACGAAATCGTGAACGAGACAAACCGCGACGAGGTCACGGCCGATATCGTCGGGTGGCTGATCGACCGACTCATCTAA
- a CDS encoding TauD/TfdA family dioxygenase, with the protein MSTSFAPTQQAEVVKLGQHIGARIDGVTLGGDLASTTVDLIRAALAEHKVIFFRGQHHLDEDGQYAFAEQLGTPTTPHPTVTSRGVKTLAIDSEYGKANSWHSDVTFVDRIPKASILRAVALPEYGGTTVWASSTAAYNALPDSLKALTESLRAVHTNVYDYAATAAEKIADEKTTEYRAEFQSTYFETEHPVVRIHPVTGEKTLVLGHFVKGFVGLSSKESQTVFNLLQERVTKLENTTRWSWQLGDVAIWDNRATQHYAVADYDEQYRRLERITLAGDIPVGVDGTSSRSIAGDASSYSVIDEN; encoded by the coding sequence ATGTCGACATCCTTTGCACCCACACAGCAGGCCGAGGTGGTCAAACTCGGCCAGCACATCGGCGCGCGCATCGACGGCGTCACGCTCGGTGGCGATCTCGCCTCCACCACCGTCGACCTCATCCGTGCTGCGCTCGCCGAACACAAGGTCATCTTCTTCCGCGGTCAGCACCACCTCGACGAAGACGGGCAGTACGCGTTCGCAGAACAGCTCGGCACCCCGACCACGCCGCACCCCACCGTCACCTCTCGCGGGGTGAAGACGCTCGCCATCGACTCCGAATACGGTAAGGCGAACAGCTGGCATTCGGACGTCACCTTCGTCGACCGCATCCCCAAGGCATCCATTCTGCGTGCCGTCGCACTGCCCGAATACGGCGGGACCACAGTGTGGGCGTCGTCGACGGCAGCGTACAACGCGCTGCCGGACTCACTGAAGGCCTTGACCGAGAGCCTGCGGGCCGTGCACACCAACGTCTACGACTATGCCGCGACGGCGGCCGAGAAGATCGCCGACGAAAAGACGACAGAGTACCGCGCGGAGTTCCAATCGACGTACTTCGAGACGGAGCATCCTGTCGTTCGAATCCACCCGGTGACCGGCGAGAAGACACTTGTACTCGGCCACTTCGTCAAGGGTTTCGTCGGTCTGTCGTCGAAGGAATCGCAGACCGTCTTCAACCTACTTCAGGAACGAGTGACCAAGCTGGAGAACACTACTCGGTGGTCGTGGCAGCTCGGCGACGTCGCCATCTGGGACAACCGTGCGACCCAGCACTATGCCGTCGCCGACTACGACGAGCAGTACCGCCGTCTCGAGCGCATCACCCTTGCAGGCGACATCCCGGTCGGCGTCGACGGAACCTCGAGCCGATCGATCGCGGGCGACGCCTCGTCGTACTCGGTCATCGACGAGAACTAG
- a CDS encoding LLM class flavin-dependent oxidoreductase encodes MTRKQLHLNAFLMGVGHHEAAWRHPRTDATRVLDVAHFQDLARLAERGKLDSVFFADNLATGPRVRNNAPAIFEPITLLTAMAAVTSRVGLIATASTGYNEPFNLARKFTSLDHISGGRAGWNIVTSGGVDEAANFGYDEVPDHAGRYDRAAEFVDVATALWSSWDENALVLDEESGIFADSDKVNTIDHRGPRFSVRGPLNSPRSVQGRPLLVQAGSSASGKDFAAQYAEAVFTAQRTLTEGQDFYRDLKSRLRRFGRAPDDLKVLPGIVPYLADTEADAVGLEAEFTDLISPEYSLRQLSWMLGTDLSGHSLDSPLPPLPPIEQIRGNKSRYQLVKNLAETEELTVRQLIGLLGGGRGHRTFAGTPEQLADELELWFDGGAADGFNIMPPYLPGGLDIFVDQVVPILQQRGLFRTEYTGTTLRGHYGLPALPSRTTSLKG; translated from the coding sequence ATGACACGAAAGCAATTGCACCTCAATGCATTCCTGATGGGCGTCGGCCATCACGAAGCCGCGTGGCGGCACCCACGCACCGACGCCACTCGGGTGCTCGACGTCGCCCACTTCCAAGATCTCGCGAGACTCGCCGAGCGCGGCAAGCTCGACTCGGTGTTCTTCGCGGACAATCTCGCTACCGGCCCGAGGGTGCGCAACAACGCACCGGCGATCTTCGAGCCCATCACGCTGCTGACCGCAATGGCCGCAGTCACCAGCCGCGTCGGCCTGATCGCGACGGCATCCACCGGATACAACGAACCGTTCAACCTTGCCCGCAAGTTCACCTCGCTCGATCACATCAGCGGTGGCCGAGCCGGCTGGAACATCGTCACGTCGGGCGGTGTGGACGAGGCCGCGAACTTCGGCTACGACGAGGTGCCCGATCACGCCGGACGCTACGACCGCGCCGCCGAGTTCGTCGACGTCGCCACTGCGTTGTGGTCCAGCTGGGACGAGAACGCCCTTGTGCTCGACGAGGAGTCCGGCATCTTCGCCGACAGCGACAAGGTCAACACCATCGACCATCGGGGCCCTCGATTCTCGGTACGCGGGCCACTCAATTCACCGCGCTCGGTGCAGGGACGCCCGCTTCTGGTGCAGGCTGGGTCATCGGCGAGCGGCAAGGACTTCGCCGCCCAGTACGCCGAGGCCGTCTTCACCGCGCAGCGCACCCTGACCGAAGGCCAGGACTTCTACCGAGACCTGAAGTCACGCCTGAGGCGTTTCGGTAGGGCTCCCGACGACCTGAAGGTCCTGCCCGGGATCGTGCCGTACCTGGCGGACACCGAGGCGGACGCAGTGGGTCTCGAGGCCGAGTTCACCGACCTCATCTCGCCGGAGTACTCACTGCGGCAGCTGTCGTGGATGCTCGGAACCGATCTCAGCGGGCACTCCCTCGATTCCCCACTGCCCCCGCTGCCCCCGATCGAACAGATCCGCGGCAACAAGAGCCGCTACCAGTTGGTGAAGAACCTGGCCGAGACCGAGGAACTGACTGTGCGGCAGCTGATCGGACTGCTCGGCGGAGGACGCGGTCACCGGACGTTCGCCGGAACCCCCGAACAACTTGCCGACGAGCTCGAGCTGTGGTTCGACGGCGGTGCGGCCGACGGTTTCAACATCATGCCCCCGTACCTTCCCGGCGGACTCGACATCTTCGTCGACCAGGTCGTCCCGATTCTCCAGCAGCGCGGACTCTTTCGCACTGAATACACCGGAACCACCCTGCGCGGCCACTACGGACTGCCCGCGCTTCCGTCACGAACCACCTCACTGAAAGGCTGA
- a CDS encoding ABC transporter permease yields MVDLLARPTGTALATPSRGRRGLSSSWTVVKPLIAIAVFLGIWELAPRFGLVDAVFLPPFSVVSEAFVELILNGQLWEHLSASLTRALTGFSIAIAIAVPLGVAIAWYKPVAEFLGPILELFRNTAALALLPVFILILGIGETSKIALVLYASSFPILLNTISGVRTVDSLLVKSARSLGLPPLRLFQKVILPAAVPTIFTGIRMAAASSILVLIAAEMVGAKAGLGYLITASQLNFQIPNMYAGIIAISLVGLAFNGVIVAVERRFSRWRQNT; encoded by the coding sequence ATGGTTGACCTACTCGCACGACCCACGGGCACAGCGCTCGCCACGCCATCTCGCGGCCGTCGCGGCCTGTCCTCGAGCTGGACCGTCGTCAAACCGCTGATCGCGATCGCGGTATTCCTCGGAATCTGGGAGCTCGCTCCTCGCTTCGGCCTGGTCGACGCCGTCTTCCTTCCCCCGTTCTCGGTGGTCAGCGAGGCCTTCGTCGAGCTGATCCTGAACGGGCAGCTGTGGGAGCACCTGTCTGCCAGCCTGACTCGTGCACTGACTGGCTTTTCGATCGCCATCGCGATCGCGGTCCCACTGGGTGTCGCGATCGCCTGGTACAAGCCGGTCGCCGAGTTCCTCGGACCCATCCTCGAATTGTTCCGCAACACAGCAGCACTCGCACTACTCCCGGTCTTCATCCTCATCCTGGGCATCGGGGAGACATCGAAGATCGCACTCGTGTTGTATGCCAGCTCTTTTCCGATCCTCCTCAACACGATCTCCGGCGTTCGCACCGTCGACTCGTTGCTGGTCAAGTCCGCCCGATCACTGGGACTACCACCGCTGAGATTGTTCCAGAAAGTGATCCTGCCCGCCGCGGTCCCGACGATATTCACGGGCATCCGCATGGCTGCGGCGTCGTCGATTCTCGTGTTGATCGCCGCGGAAATGGTCGGCGCCAAAGCAGGACTGGGCTACTTGATCACCGCATCTCAGCTGAACTTCCAGATACCGAACATGTACGCGGGCATCATCGCGATCTCCCTCGTGGGTCTCGCATTCAACGGTGTCATCGTTGCCGTCGAACGCCGATTCTCCCGCTGGCGCCAGAACACCTAG
- a CDS encoding ABC transporter ATP-binding protein → MSTNTAKLVLDGVTKQFATRSDSDPFTAVDDISLEVASGEFLVLVGPSGCGKSTLLDLLGGLTEPTSGRILLDGTPITGPGLDRGIVFQQYALLPWRTARHNIEFELEAKGLPKKERREVAQRYLELVGLDSFAEHYPHELSGGMKQRVAIARSLAFDPEVLLMDEPFAALDAQTRESLQDELLRIWKATGKTIVFITHGIDEAIYLGQRVAVLTSRPGRIKTVVDVAIDRSVADVRSSAQFRSLRHHVWTLLHGEVERARSTELESAGASHG, encoded by the coding sequence ATGAGCACCAACACAGCAAAACTGGTATTGGACGGCGTCACCAAGCAGTTCGCGACCCGCAGTGACAGCGACCCGTTCACCGCAGTGGACGACATCAGCCTCGAGGTCGCCAGCGGGGAGTTCCTCGTACTCGTCGGGCCGAGCGGTTGCGGCAAGTCCACCCTGCTCGATCTACTCGGCGGCCTCACCGAACCGACCTCGGGCCGCATCCTGCTCGACGGCACTCCGATCACAGGTCCTGGCCTCGACCGCGGGATCGTCTTCCAGCAGTACGCCTTGCTTCCGTGGCGTACGGCCAGGCACAACATCGAGTTCGAGCTGGAAGCAAAAGGTCTACCGAAGAAGGAGCGCCGCGAGGTCGCACAGCGGTATCTCGAACTTGTCGGGCTCGACAGCTTCGCCGAGCACTACCCACACGAACTGTCGGGCGGCATGAAGCAACGCGTCGCAATTGCGCGCAGCCTCGCATTCGACCCCGAGGTCCTGCTGATGGACGAACCGTTCGCCGCTCTCGACGCCCAGACCAGAGAATCTCTGCAGGACGAGCTGCTCCGAATCTGGAAGGCAACGGGTAAGACCATCGTCTTCATCACGCACGGCATCGACGAAGCAATCTACCTGGGGCAACGCGTTGCAGTACTGACCTCGCGTCCTGGACGGATCAAGACCGTCGTCGACGTCGCCATCGACCGCAGCGTCGCCGACGTTCGGTCCAGCGCCCAGTTCCGATCGCTGCGTCACCACGTGTGGACGCTGCTGCATGGCGAAGTGGAACGCGCGCGATCGACCGAACTCGAATCGGCAGGAGCATCTCATGGTTGA
- a CDS encoding ABC transporter substrate-binding protein has product MYPKPLHRKVVALIAALVAGSAVITGCSGSSDAEKTADGKTVFRYQGSASQVTFPELADNLGYFDKVSLNWVGDTTSGPQDIQSAATGDTEFGGAFNGAIVKLAAAQSPIQSVISYYGADKETFNGFYVLEDSPIRTARDLIGKKVAMNTLGAHAEFIVREWLAQQGLTKDEIAQVELTVVPPVNTEQALRQGQIDVGTLGSVFRQTATERGGLRELFTDESLYGTFSYGTYVLRKDFIEQNRDAVQDFVQGVARAIHWTQTVPRADVIAKYKDIIAGRGRNENPDLVDYWKSSSVAPGGVIADEEFGIWIDWLQRNEGLDESITPSDIYTNEFNPYANGQAQLESK; this is encoded by the coding sequence ATGTATCCGAAACCACTTCACCGCAAGGTCGTCGCGCTGATTGCTGCCCTGGTGGCAGGCTCGGCGGTGATCACGGGATGCTCGGGTTCGTCCGACGCCGAGAAGACCGCCGACGGAAAGACCGTATTTCGCTACCAAGGTTCAGCGAGTCAAGTGACATTCCCCGAACTGGCCGACAATCTCGGCTACTTCGACAAGGTGTCGCTGAACTGGGTGGGTGACACCACCAGCGGCCCGCAGGACATCCAATCCGCTGCCACTGGCGACACCGAATTCGGCGGCGCATTCAACGGTGCCATCGTCAAACTGGCTGCCGCACAATCGCCTATCCAGTCGGTCATCTCGTACTACGGCGCCGACAAGGAGACCTTCAACGGCTTCTACGTACTCGAGGACAGCCCCATCCGAACCGCGAGGGACCTCATCGGCAAGAAAGTTGCGATGAACACCCTCGGCGCCCACGCAGAGTTCATCGTTCGGGAGTGGCTCGCCCAGCAGGGTCTGACGAAGGACGAAATTGCGCAGGTCGAGCTGACCGTCGTGCCACCGGTGAACACCGAACAGGCTCTGCGACAAGGCCAGATCGATGTCGGCACACTCGGATCGGTGTTCCGCCAGACTGCCACCGAACGCGGCGGCCTTCGTGAACTCTTCACCGACGAGTCGCTCTACGGGACGTTCTCCTACGGCACCTACGTCCTCAGAAAGGACTTCATCGAGCAGAACCGCGACGCTGTGCAGGACTTCGTACAGGGTGTCGCCCGCGCGATCCACTGGACGCAGACCGTCCCCCGTGCAGACGTGATCGCCAAGTACAAGGACATCATCGCCGGTCGCGGTCGCAACGAGAACCCTGATCTCGTCGACTACTGGAAAAGCTCGTCCGTCGCGCCCGGTGGCGTCATCGCGGACGAGGAATTCGGAATCTGGATCGACTGGCTTCAACGCAACGAGGGACTCGACGAGTCGATCACACCGTCGGACATCTACACCAACGAATTCAATCCGTACGCGAACGGCCAAGCGCAGCTGGAGTCGAAATGA
- a CDS encoding IS630 family transposase, translated as MRIAPLGLIDGDRDKLEAILRAPTAPAGLALRARIVLLAADGVSNSEIARRCGVSRPTVITWRGRYGERGIDGLSDLHRSGRPRTLDHSAIVTATLMPPPKKLGVTHWSSRLLADHLGISFYAVANAWREYGVQPWRAETFKYSTDPELVAKVHDVVGLYLDPPENAIVLSLDEKSQIQALDRTQPMLPMQPGSVERHTHDYKRHGTTTLFAALDIATGKVTASCKPRHRSTEYLAFLKQVARAYPSQELHLIADNYATHKTPEVKAWLAENPRIAVHFTPTSASWLNLVEVWFGVIQRQALGRGVFTSVTDLTSKIRAFINGWNTRATPFVWTKTPEEILKKATRKTTSNTSH; from the coding sequence ATGCGAATCGCACCTCTCGGGTTGATCGACGGCGACAGGGACAAGCTCGAAGCGATCTTGCGGGCACCGACCGCGCCTGCAGGGTTGGCGTTGCGGGCGAGGATCGTGTTGCTCGCCGCCGATGGGGTGTCGAATTCGGAGATCGCACGCAGGTGCGGCGTTTCGCGTCCGACGGTGATCACCTGGCGTGGACGGTACGGCGAACGAGGCATCGACGGCCTGTCGGACCTGCATCGATCGGGCCGGCCGCGGACGCTCGATCACTCGGCGATCGTGACAGCGACGTTGATGCCGCCACCGAAGAAACTCGGTGTCACACATTGGAGTTCGAGGTTGCTAGCCGACCATCTCGGGATAAGTTTCTACGCTGTAGCCAACGCTTGGCGTGAGTACGGTGTGCAGCCGTGGCGGGCGGAGACGTTCAAATATTCCACCGACCCGGAGCTCGTCGCCAAGGTCCACGATGTCGTCGGTCTGTACCTCGATCCACCCGAGAACGCGATCGTATTGTCACTGGACGAAAAGTCCCAGATCCAGGCCCTCGACCGCACCCAACCGATGCTCCCGATGCAGCCCGGTTCGGTCGAGAGGCACACCCACGACTACAAACGACATGGCACCACAACACTGTTCGCAGCACTCGATATCGCCACCGGCAAGGTCACCGCCTCCTGCAAACCGCGCCACCGCAGTACCGAATACCTGGCGTTCCTCAAACAGGTCGCACGGGCCTACCCCAGCCAGGAGCTGCACCTGATCGCCGACAATTACGCCACCCACAAGACCCCCGAAGTCAAAGCCTGGCTAGCCGAGAACCCCCGCATCGCAGTCCATTTCACTCCGACATCAGCGTCGTGGCTCAATCTCGTCGAAGTGTGGTTCGGGGTCATCCAACGTCAAGCACTCGGCCGCGGCGTCTTCACCTCCGTCACCGATCTGACATCGAAAATCCGTGCGTTCATCAACGGCTGGAACACCCGCGCCACACCATTCGTCTGGACCAAAACCCCGGAGGAAATCCTCAAGAAAGCGACCCGTAAAACGACTTCAAACACGAGCCACTAG
- a CDS encoding antibiotic biosynthesis monooxygenase, with protein MILEHALLNVLPTRTKEFEAAFAQASSIISEMPGFVSLRLSRGIESPDVYLLLVEWERLEDHTEGFRRSNEYQQWKKLLHHFYAPFPVVEHFATPVVETPEA; from the coding sequence ATGATCCTGGAACACGCGCTTCTGAACGTCCTACCCACGCGCACCAAGGAGTTCGAAGCTGCATTCGCTCAGGCCTCGTCGATCATCTCGGAGATGCCCGGTTTCGTGAGCCTGCGATTGTCCCGAGGGATCGAGAGTCCCGATGTCTACCTACTGCTCGTCGAGTGGGAGAGGCTCGAGGACCACACCGAGGGCTTCCGCCGGTCGAACGAGTACCAGCAGTGGAAGAAGCTGCTGCATCACTTCTACGCCCCGTTCCCGGTCGTAGAACATTTCGCGACGCCCGTAGTCGAGACGCCAGAGGCATAA
- a CDS encoding SCO6745 family protein translates to MSLETLPAIARAAYTTFEPFHITAYFNPQLKSAGKDTGLDGHAWYFGSRAAPLGETSASVVAAAFYNFNPELIERVWPSAVAAGLDTITARRWELLDSVLADALGPLTTDPQLVKIGNRLRGLGDTAVFAGRTLSAAWHSSERPDAPHLALWHSIAVIREWRGDGHLAALVDAQLDPTEAVVFHEAVHPDPKARRVLGKRITQLTRQWSDDEWDAAARRLASRGLLTTTEAGETLTEQGVELDAHIEQRTDVLASSIWRGIDDAEELISSVRPYVKAVIDAGILPGTKKRTD, encoded by the coding sequence ATGAGCCTGGAGACGTTGCCCGCCATTGCCCGCGCTGCCTACACGACGTTCGAGCCGTTTCACATCACGGCGTACTTCAATCCGCAGCTGAAGTCGGCAGGCAAAGACACCGGCCTCGACGGTCACGCCTGGTACTTCGGATCCCGGGCCGCCCCTCTCGGTGAGACGTCGGCGAGCGTCGTGGCAGCTGCGTTCTACAACTTCAACCCCGAGTTGATCGAGAGGGTCTGGCCGTCGGCAGTCGCCGCAGGGCTCGACACGATCACCGCACGACGATGGGAGTTGCTCGACTCCGTCCTGGCCGATGCGCTGGGACCGTTGACGACCGATCCCCAGCTCGTCAAAATCGGCAACCGTTTACGAGGCCTCGGTGACACCGCCGTCTTCGCCGGCCGCACGTTGTCCGCAGCGTGGCATTCGTCCGAACGTCCCGACGCTCCGCACCTTGCTCTGTGGCACTCCATCGCTGTCATCAGGGAGTGGCGCGGCGACGGCCACCTAGCAGCCCTCGTCGACGCACAGTTGGATCCGACGGAGGCCGTCGTGTTCCACGAAGCCGTTCATCCGGATCCGAAAGCTCGGCGCGTACTCGGCAAACGCATCACTCAGCTGACGCGGCAGTGGTCGGACGATGAATGGGATGCAGCCGCGCGGCGTCTGGCGTCGCGTGGACTGCTGACCACCACCGAGGCAGGCGAAACCCTCACCGAGCAGGGCGTCGAACTCGACGCGCACATCGAGCAGCGCACCGATGTTCTCGCGTCGTCCATCTGGCGGGGCATCGACGACGCCGAGGAACTGATCTCCAGCGTGCGGCCCTACGTGAAAGCCGTCATCGACGCCGGAATTCTGCCGGGGACCAAGAAGCGAACCGACTGA